DNA from Parageobacillus thermoglucosidasius:
AAGAAAAATAGGGAGCAAAATCGGAGGGATTTTTGCGGCATTTCCCGCTGTTTTTTTAGCGGCATTGCTAACGCTTCGGTTAGATGCCAAAGGCAATGAATTAGTGGAAAAGTCGATCGTTTTATCCCAAGGCGCCGTTGTTGGAATGATCATCAATATTATGTGCGCGATCGCGGTCGTGTATCTTTGCGCGAAGCAGGGATGGAAACGCGGACTTACGCAATCGCTGGCTGGATGGTTTCTTGTTTCTATGGTTTATGCTTTTCTCTCAAAGTATTTCTAAATAATTATTATTAAGGTGATTTTATGGATGGACGCGATTTATTTTTCCGTTTTTTATTTGGCGGCTCAGCAGTTGTGTTAAGTTATGTAACGGCAAAACTGTTGCCATGGAAAGTCATTGGGGGCATTTTCGCGGCATTCCCGGCCGTGATGGTCGTTGCGGTCATGATGGTTGGCATGACGAAGGGGTCGAAAGAAGCGGCGAAAATAGCGCAAGGGTCTGTTTATGGAATGATCGGTTGTTTTATTTGTGTGCTGACGGTGCTATTTTCCTTGCAATTGACGCGCAATTGGTGGGGAAGTTTTATTTTTGGCTTAATTTCTTGGTTTGCTAGTTCGTTATTCCTTGTATATATGCGAGACCGTAAACAGGAAAAGAGAGCCTCAAGCATCAGGT
Protein-coding regions in this window:
- a CDS encoding DUF3147 family protein; translation: MLGIVLRFLLGGGAVVASTIVSRKIGSKIGGIFAAFPAVFLAALLTLRLDAKGNELVEKSIVLSQGAVVGMIINIMCAIAVVYLCAKQGWKRGLTQSLAGWFLVSMVYAFLSKYF
- a CDS encoding DUF3147 family protein, encoding MDGRDLFFRFLFGGSAVVLSYVTAKLLPWKVIGGIFAAFPAVMVVAVMMVGMTKGSKEAAKIAQGSVYGMIGCFICVLTVLFSLQLTRNWWGSFIFGLISWFASSLFLVYMRDRKQEKRASSIRSEHV